The genomic window TCAAAATCAAGGTAACCGCGATCAAACACATAAGTCGCTTCAGGTTGATTAACCAATACTTCTAACTGATTTGTATCGTGCTCGACGGCGTTAGTCAGTGTAAATTCATCTGGGTAAAGATGGTCATTATCCATAAAGCAGAGTTTTAAGTGAAGCTTAACTCCTGATTTTGTTTTACGAAAATCAGCCCATTGATAAAGGTTTTGGTTAAGTGAAAACGTCGAAGAATCAATTAGGTAGAGACTATTTCGTTTCGTTACGGGCCTTTTATTTTTAGCCTGACTAACTAGCTGACTAAAAATGGCTAAAAGAATCTCTGAATCTATTTTTGAGAGAGTTCTAGAGAGCTGAGAATAACTGATACTAGTCATACCCATTTCTTTTTGAAGTTCTTTCGAAACAAAAGCCGCATCCATCTCTCTAAGACTTTCTTTTTCGTCATTGATTCCATGAAGAAAAAGTTGAAGAGCTTGAGAGAAACTAAGTTTCTTATGGTATTTATCAAAGTCAACAATCTTTTTTTGAATAGGGCTTGGTAAAAGATTTAGCTTAATGGAAGAAA from Carnobacterium iners includes these protein-coding regions:
- a CDS encoding IS4 family transposase; translated protein: MDKYKTNSAFNKWFSSIKLNLLPSPIQKKIVDFDKYHKKLSFSQALQLFLHGINDEKESLREMDAAFVSKELQKEMGMTSISYSQLSRTLSKIDSEILLAIFSQLVSQAKNKRPVTKRNSLYLIDSSTFSLNQNLYQWADFRKTKSGVKLHLKLCFMDNDHLYPDEFTLTNAVEHDTNQLEVLVNQPEATYVFDRGYLDFERLDTMHSQGYFFVTRIKKNTKVHVLEPLVASKSESVISDQMVALGAQNHLTSRFRLVTVQDKKGKTLQFITNRFDCSFTDIAEMYKARWQIELFFKHIKQHMTIKKFFSRSEKGVVNQLILAMIASLLTYLIQLKTKSNQSVFQIKRFFRYLLFQPAEEWFNLLIPT